A portion of the Candidatus Methylomirabilota bacterium genome contains these proteins:
- a CDS encoding glycosyltransferase, protein MTRLAFFSVHTCPLAALGGKETGGMNVYVRELARELGRLGFGVDVFTRSQDAAIPEVVPLGEGARVVHVRAGPARPLPRGALVPHLDAFADEVERFRRREGVEYALLHSHYWLSGLVALGLGRRWGRPVVHMFHTLGALKNSVARGGEDREPDSRIRAEERIASTADRIVAANLVERADLAWYCGADVTRVRVVPCGVDLDLFRPSSAEAARARLRLDAERVLLFVGRLAPIKGLETLLRALAAVKSNGLGRTDLRLVVVGGDKEETWNGGPARLRRLADQLGVGAAVDFRGPQPQDILPDYYAAADLCLMPSLYESFGMVALEAMACGVPVVGSRVGGLTVTVQDGTTGLLVPEGDVTALADGITGLLEDEERRRKLGAQAAEWARGFAWPCIARAVIELYAELVPGLLGAARRSRCPSVV, encoded by the coding sequence ATGACGCGGCTCGCCTTCTTCTCCGTCCACACCTGTCCGCTGGCCGCCCTCGGCGGCAAGGAAACGGGCGGGATGAACGTCTACGTGCGCGAGCTGGCCCGCGAGCTCGGGCGGCTCGGCTTCGGCGTCGACGTCTTCACCCGGAGCCAGGACGCGGCGATCCCCGAGGTGGTGCCGCTGGGGGAGGGAGCCCGGGTCGTCCACGTCCGGGCTGGCCCGGCCCGGCCGCTCCCCCGCGGCGCCCTGGTCCCGCATCTCGACGCCTTCGCCGACGAGGTCGAGCGCTTCCGGCGGCGTGAGGGCGTCGAGTACGCGCTCCTCCACAGCCACTACTGGCTCTCGGGCCTGGTCGCCCTCGGGCTCGGCCGGCGCTGGGGGCGCCCGGTGGTCCACATGTTTCACACGCTGGGCGCCCTCAAGAACTCGGTCGCCCGCGGAGGGGAGGACCGCGAGCCCGACTCGCGGATCCGGGCGGAGGAGCGGATCGCGTCGACGGCGGATCGCATCGTGGCGGCCAATCTCGTGGAGCGGGCGGACCTGGCCTGGTACTGCGGGGCCGACGTCACTCGCGTCCGTGTGGTCCCGTGCGGCGTGGACCTGGATCTCTTCCGGCCGTCCTCGGCCGAGGCGGCCCGGGCGCGCCTCCGGTTGGATGCCGAGCGGGTACTCCTGTTCGTCGGCCGCCTGGCTCCGATCAAGGGTCTCGAAACCCTGCTGCGCGCGCTGGCGGCGGTGAAATCCAACGGGCTGGGGCGCACCGACCTGCGACTCGTGGTCGTGGGCGGCGACAAGGAAGAGACCTGGAATGGCGGGCCGGCGCGGCTCCGGCGCCTGGCGGATCAGCTCGGGGTGGGGGCTGCGGTGGACTTCCGCGGCCCGCAGCCCCAGGACATCCTGCCCGACTACTACGCCGCCGCCGACCTCTGCCTGATGCCGTCGCTCTACGAGTCGTTCGGCATGGTCGCCCTGGAGGCGATGGCATGCGGCGTGCCGGTGGTCGGCTCGCGGGTGGGCGGCCTGACCGTCACCGTCCAGGACGGGACGACGGGTCTGCTGGTGCCCGAAGGCGACGTGACGGCGCTGGCCGACGGCATCACCGGCCTGCTGGAGGACGAGGAACGGCGGCGCAAGCTGGGCGCGCAGGCGGCCGAGTGGGCCCGGGGGTTCGCCTGGCCCTGCATCGCCCGCGCGGTCATCGAGCTCTACGCCGAGCTGGTGCCGGGACTCCTCGGAGCCGCACGCCGATCGCGCTGCCCGTCCGTCGTCTGA
- a CDS encoding FAD-dependent oxidoreductase: MSVPSLSFPRLFSPITLNGVTVRNRIVSTAHATGYAVGGYPKERYRAYYERKARGGVGLIITFGSCSVHPSSSVAEWNGVANWDDSIIPDLAAMAEVVHRHGAKIFCQLTHLGRRGTSSTSARPLLAPSAVAEPVHRERPKVLEHHEIHQIVEAFAAAAERVQRAGYDGVEITSYGGHLIEQFWAPHVNRRADEYGGSLENRMRFSREVVAAVRDRVGPAFCVGFRMTADQLLPGGLDHPAMKEIAGRLAALRKIDYFSISGSTGETPELQAKTVPSLDYPLGLFNHYAASIKEVVDVPVLVAARIIDPAMAEEVLRRGTADLVGMTRALIADPDLPTKTFAGQRGDIRLCTGANEGCIGRLYQGLAIRCVQNPLIGHEVELAAVQPARAARRILVVGGGPAGMEAARMAAERGHQVTLVERAEALGGQVRVAAMAPNRAEYGRSIAWLAAQLEKLGVEVRLGTEATLDALLTDPPDAVVIATGATPRAAPWPGADRPQVVTCDAVLRGEVRVRPGQRCVVIDDDGHLRGPGAAEALVDAGGRVEILTGETMVGLDIDPTLRPVMYRRLFTKGVVLTPFTAVLEFGADTLRVEHVYSGQRREIPADLVVLALGGESRAELYDDLRAAAPRLEVHRVGDAVAPRRLYDALLEGTRAGRRL; the protein is encoded by the coding sequence ATGAGCGTCCCGAGTCTGTCGTTTCCGCGGCTGTTCAGCCCGATCACGCTCAACGGGGTGACCGTTCGGAACCGCATCGTCAGCACCGCCCACGCCACCGGTTACGCGGTCGGCGGATATCCCAAGGAGCGGTATCGCGCCTATTACGAGCGCAAGGCGCGGGGCGGCGTCGGGTTGATCATCACCTTCGGCTCCTGCTCGGTGCACCCGTCGTCCTCGGTGGCGGAGTGGAACGGCGTCGCGAACTGGGACGATTCGATCATCCCGGACCTGGCGGCGATGGCCGAGGTGGTGCACCGCCACGGGGCCAAGATCTTCTGTCAGCTCACCCACCTGGGACGGCGGGGCACCTCATCGACCTCGGCTCGGCCGCTCCTCGCACCCTCGGCGGTGGCGGAACCTGTCCACCGGGAGCGTCCCAAGGTCCTGGAACACCACGAGATCCACCAGATCGTCGAGGCGTTTGCGGCCGCGGCCGAGCGCGTCCAGCGGGCCGGCTATGACGGGGTGGAGATCACCTCGTACGGCGGACACCTCATCGAGCAGTTCTGGGCGCCGCACGTCAACCGGCGGGCCGACGAGTACGGCGGGTCGCTCGAGAACCGGATGCGCTTCTCGCGGGAGGTGGTCGCGGCCGTTCGGGACCGCGTCGGGCCCGCCTTCTGCGTCGGCTTCCGCATGACCGCCGATCAGCTTCTCCCGGGCGGCCTCGACCATCCAGCCATGAAGGAGATCGCCGGGCGACTGGCGGCCTTGCGAAAGATCGATTACTTCAGCATCTCGGGTTCCACCGGCGAGACGCCCGAGCTGCAGGCCAAGACCGTCCCGTCGCTGGATTACCCGCTCGGGCTGTTCAACCACTACGCCGCTTCGATCAAGGAGGTCGTCGACGTTCCCGTGCTGGTGGCGGCTCGGATCATCGACCCGGCCATGGCGGAAGAGGTGCTTCGCCGGGGCACGGCCGACCTGGTCGGGATGACCCGGGCCCTGATCGCCGACCCGGACTTGCCCACCAAGACCTTCGCCGGGCAGCGAGGCGACATTCGGCTCTGCACGGGCGCCAACGAGGGCTGCATCGGCCGCCTGTACCAGGGACTGGCGATCCGCTGCGTCCAGAACCCGCTGATCGGACACGAGGTCGAGCTGGCTGCCGTGCAGCCGGCCCGGGCGGCCCGGCGGATCCTGGTCGTCGGCGGTGGGCCAGCCGGGATGGAAGCGGCCCGGATGGCGGCCGAGCGGGGACACCAGGTGACGCTGGTCGAGCGAGCCGAGGCGCTCGGCGGACAGGTCCGTGTCGCGGCCATGGCGCCCAACCGCGCGGAGTACGGCCGCTCGATCGCCTGGCTGGCCGCCCAGCTCGAAAAGCTCGGCGTGGAGGTGCGCCTCGGGACCGAAGCGACGCTGGACGCGCTCCTCACGGATCCGCCGGATGCGGTGGTGATCGCGACCGGGGCCACCCCGCGGGCCGCGCCCTGGCCGGGAGCCGATCGGCCGCAGGTGGTGACCTGCGACGCCGTGCTGCGAGGAGAGGTTCGGGTGAGGCCGGGGCAGCGCTGCGTCGTGATCGATGACGATGGACACCTGCGGGGGCCCGGGGCGGCCGAAGCGCTCGTCGACGCGGGCGGTCGGGTCGAGATCCTCACGGGGGAGACGATGGTCGGGCTGGACATCGACCCGACGCTCAGACCCGTCATGTACCGCCGGCTCTTCACGAAGGGCGTCGTCCTGACGCCATTCACCGCCGTCCTGGAGTTCGGGGCCGACACGCTCCGCGTCGAGCACGTCTATTCCGGTCAGCGTCGAGAGATCCCGGCCGACCTCGTCGTGCTCGCCCTGGGGGGCGAGTCCCGAGCCGAGCTGTACGACGATCTCCGGGCGGCGGCGCCCCGGCTCGAGGTGCACCGGGTGGGCGACGCGGTCGCCCCGCGCCGGCTGTATGACGCCCTCCTGGAGGGGACGCGCGCCGGTCGCCGGCTGTGA
- a CDS encoding GNAT family N-acetyltransferase, which translates to MRVERLPDWGALGLSEAVWNRLVSRSHTDVPFLTWQFQTAWWRTFRDGELHLYGAQDGAGEWVGALPLYAGSGPAGPVLRLVGGVEVADYLDLVAVAGHEEAVWKGALAALADVPWRALELLPLPAASPTVTLLPGLARAAGLACRIERLDRCPVIELPDTYDAYLARLSGKDRHELRRKLRRADGARPRVEVARTPAGMAALMDGFIALHRKSKVGKARFMDERMEAFFRDVGTAFAAAGWAALWLLWLDDRPAAAVFCLEYGRTVSLYNSGFDPAARVLSPGVVLIARTIEDAIARGFRRYDFLRGEEAYKYGFGPTPTDVLRVTLER; encoded by the coding sequence GTGAGGGTGGAGCGGCTCCCCGACTGGGGGGCGCTCGGGCTGAGCGAGGCGGTCTGGAACCGTCTCGTGTCCCGATCTCATACCGACGTCCCGTTTCTGACGTGGCAGTTCCAGACCGCCTGGTGGCGGACCTTCCGGGACGGCGAGCTTCACCTCTACGGCGCCCAGGATGGAGCCGGCGAGTGGGTCGGCGCGCTCCCGCTCTACGCAGGGTCGGGTCCGGCCGGGCCGGTGCTACGCCTCGTCGGCGGGGTGGAGGTGGCCGACTACCTCGACCTGGTGGCGGTCGCGGGCCACGAGGAGGCGGTCTGGAAGGGCGCACTCGCCGCGCTGGCCGACGTCCCGTGGCGCGCCCTCGAGCTCCTCCCCCTGCCGGCCGCCTCGCCGACGGTGACCTTGCTTCCCGGGCTCGCGCGGGCCGCGGGTCTCGCGTGTCGCATCGAGCGCCTGGACCGCTGCCCCGTGATCGAGCTGCCCGACACCTACGACGCCTACCTGGCCCGGCTCTCCGGTAAGGATCGCCACGAGCTCCGACGGAAGCTCCGTCGCGCCGACGGGGCCCGCCCGCGAGTGGAAGTCGCCCGCACCCCCGCCGGGATGGCGGCCCTCATGGACGGCTTCATCGCGCTCCACCGCAAGTCCAAAGTGGGCAAGGCGCGCTTCATGGACGAGCGGATGGAAGCCTTCTTCCGCGACGTGGGGACGGCGTTTGCCGCCGCCGGCTGGGCGGCGCTCTGGCTCCTGTGGCTCGACGACCGTCCGGCGGCCGCGGTCTTCTGCCTCGAGTACGGCCGGACGGTGAGCCTCTACAACTCGGGCTTCGACCCGGCCGCGCGGGTCCTGTCTCCCGGCGTCGTCCTGATCGCGCGCACGATCGAGGACGCCATCGCGCGCGGCTTCCGCCGCTACGACTTCCTGCGCGGTGAGGAAGCCTACAAGTACGGCTTCGGCCCCACGCCGACGGACGTGCTGCGGGTCACCCTGGAGCGCTGA